Proteins encoded together in one Leptospira kmetyi serovar Malaysia str. Bejo-Iso9 window:
- a CDS encoding methyl-accepting chemotaxis protein, producing the protein MSIRFRISLYLALVLLAGSLAITTMNTITTYFKLSQDIKDSSSMVASRYAFEIQDFFDRALGGLRGLEFQLSHARPTREETIETLKDLAKTDPNYFGAWSVFEPGKFDSKDSQYVNKQGYDGTGRFIPYLNKSGGPDKPLVLEPVIYYENQDASGYFYNVPKKTGIDFIADPFAYPVSGKEILMISVVKPVRRNGEVAGVVGMDITMENMQEMLAPIRPYQGEGYLSLISPGGFYAANGQKPELVGKEIQDPEWKKQILEGSQKKDIQIYERDGSTHFFYSFFLGSYDKKWILEVSVPDSIFWKNLSKIIMETIASSLFTMIIIVIVLNLIFQKLITNGINSAISFSEEISSGNLIVENKYERSDEVGKLLLSLDHMKNNIKRIILEIKGSSESLNSTSDKMAESSKSFYDVAQEQASASEESSAAIEELAASAENVGKSMDKAISHMKDIDGNVILLKEQIARINEEMKSLASLAGESQQQATTGESSMNQSTKAMDEIGDSASRINEILSIITDISEKTNLLALNAAIEAARAGEAGKGFAVVAEEISKLASQTSNSVQEIGQLVESTNRAVMNGTSKVKEASSILAKLRSSVDMFGVSAKNVLDSVNTQEKNTEKIHQSASSLMSFSLQIEEAVQEQKRASDEITKTIVSISEGTQEIASGADDLTGFSKNMHTQSEGLLRLINKFKI; encoded by the coding sequence CGCTCTCGGGGGCCTACGAGGACTTGAGTTTCAACTTTCTCACGCGAGACCGACTCGGGAAGAGACGATCGAAACCTTAAAGGATCTCGCGAAAACCGATCCGAATTATTTCGGAGCTTGGTCCGTTTTCGAACCGGGAAAATTCGATTCGAAAGATTCTCAATACGTCAACAAACAAGGTTATGACGGAACCGGAAGATTCATTCCTTACTTAAACAAGTCCGGCGGCCCGGATAAACCTCTGGTCTTAGAACCGGTCATCTATTACGAAAACCAGGATGCGAGCGGTTACTTTTACAACGTTCCGAAAAAAACGGGGATCGACTTTATCGCGGATCCGTTTGCGTATCCCGTTTCTGGAAAAGAAATTCTGATGATCTCCGTAGTGAAACCCGTGCGCAGAAACGGCGAAGTCGCGGGTGTAGTCGGTATGGACATCACGATGGAGAATATGCAGGAGATGTTGGCTCCGATTCGTCCGTATCAGGGAGAAGGTTATCTGAGTTTGATTTCGCCCGGAGGTTTTTACGCGGCGAACGGACAAAAACCCGAACTCGTCGGAAAGGAAATTCAAGATCCTGAATGGAAAAAACAAATTCTGGAAGGAAGTCAGAAGAAGGATATTCAGATCTACGAACGGGACGGTTCGACGCATTTCTTTTATTCCTTTTTTCTCGGAAGTTACGATAAGAAATGGATTTTGGAAGTCAGCGTTCCGGACAGCATCTTCTGGAAGAATTTATCCAAGATCATTATGGAAACGATCGCTTCTTCCCTGTTTACGATGATCATCATCGTAATCGTATTAAATCTAATATTCCAAAAATTGATTACGAACGGAATCAACTCCGCGATTTCTTTTTCGGAGGAGATTTCTTCCGGTAACTTAATCGTAGAAAACAAATACGAACGTTCGGACGAAGTGGGCAAGTTGCTTCTTTCCTTGGATCATATGAAGAATAATATCAAGAGAATCATTCTCGAGATCAAAGGTTCTTCCGAATCTCTGAATTCTACGTCCGATAAGATGGCGGAATCCTCGAAAAGTTTTTACGACGTCGCACAGGAACAGGCTTCCGCTTCGGAAGAATCTTCCGCGGCGATCGAAGAATTGGCGGCTTCGGCGGAGAACGTGGGCAAGTCCATGGACAAGGCCATTTCTCACATGAAGGACATCGACGGAAACGTGATTCTTTTGAAGGAACAGATCGCAAGAATCAACGAAGAGATGAAATCTCTCGCTTCTCTCGCCGGAGAATCGCAACAACAAGCGACCACCGGAGAAAGTTCCATGAATCAATCCACGAAAGCGATGGATGAGATCGGAGACAGCGCGTCTCGAATCAACGAGATTCTTTCCATCATCACCGATATTTCCGAAAAGACCAACTTACTCGCGTTAAACGCCGCGATCGAAGCGGCCCGCGCGGGGGAAGCCGGTAAAGGTTTTGCGGTCGTCGCGGAAGAAATTTCCAAACTCGCTTCTCAAACCTCCAACAGCGTTCAAGAGATCGGTCAACTCGTGGAATCCACGAACCGAGCCGTGATGAACGGAACGAGCAAGGTCAAGGAAGCGTCGAGTATTCTCGCGAAGTTAAGAAGTTCCGTGGATATGTTCGGAGTTTCGGCGAAGAACGTTTTGGATTCGGTCAACACTCAGGAAAAAAATACGGAGAAGATTCACCAGAGCGCGAGTTCTTTGATGAGTTTCAGTCTTCAGATCGAAGAGGCGGTTCAGGAACAAAAACGAGCTTCGGATGAAATCACAAAAACGATCGTGAGCATTTCGGAAGGAACTCAGGAGATTGCGAGCGGCGCGGACGATCTCACCGGTTTTTCCAAAAACATGCATACGCAGTCCGAAGGCCTTCTTCGTTTGATCAATAAGTTTAAGATATAG